One Synechococcus sp. Nb3U1 genomic window, CCAAGTGACTGCCCCAGAGCGATCCGCTCCATAGAGAGGGCGCTGTCTTTGCCGAAACCAAGCAGTAACGATCTCACTGCTGGGGCCAGAGGTAATGCCCGCCTGCACCTGAAAGCGCTCCAAGAGATCCAACACGACCGCCCCCCCATCCCACCACAGCCAATTGATTTGCGCAGGCATTAACGGGGATCCGCTCAATTCCGCCTGTACATTTGTCCCCGCCGAGCCCAACAGCAACCAACGGGATCCCTCCGTTTCTAGGGTCAACACCAGGGGATTGGTATGCACTGCCTGTAGCGATAGCCGTTCCCCAAGCGGGATCCGATCTCCAGGCCGCAACACCTGATAGGGGATCCCTGCTGATTGCACCGCCTCCAAAGCCCGCAGGTAACTCTCGGAAGCGACGTTGGCTCCTCCTCCATCCCAAAACTGATGCATCGAAACGGCTGGCAACAAACTGACCCAGCCCCCATTGGCAGATCCGGCGGAGGTCATGGAAACTGCCCCTGCCAAATTGCGAATGCCCCGTTGACGCAAATAGGGTAGCACTGTGAGTTCAGCCAGGCGGGGATCCCCACTATTTACAAGAAGATGGCGTCCCTCCGCTTGAATGGCCAAAATGGGAGTCCGCCCACTGGCCAAAGCCGTGATCTGTACGGGTGGCCCTGGCCATAACCCCGGCCCAATCAGGATCCCGATCATGACCAAAGCCGTACCCTGCCAACGCAAAGCCCGTCGCCAACGGGGCCAAAAGGTGACCGCCACCAGAGCGCCGTACAACAGCAGACACTGCAGGATAGAAATCACCCCTGTGTAATAGGAGCTGAAGGGCCAACTGGCGATCCATCCCACCCAATTGATTAGAGGGGTAAGCAGCAGCGTCAGCGGTTGCACCAACAGGGATGCCAGCCCCGGCGATAGCAACGCTACAAAGGCAACCCCAAATCCAGCCACCAATAACGGCAGCAGCAATGCCATCA contains:
- a CDS encoding ComEC/Rec2 family competence protein, which gives rise to MLNSDQTARLVSGKLYVTTDPVNSEEQDLHPSQRVRLTGSLYLPSPALNPGAFDFQAYLLRQGSFAGLSAQEVVPQAGGRSWGGWALRRRIRGAFISGLGVREGNLLASLVLGSRAAQLDFDLQDAFREIGMAHALAASGFHVSLLVGVVFVLTRKLAVRGQQAIILAVLGLYMTLTGFSPSVLRAGLMGVAAMAVLTEPRLQGKVKLNPLGTLLLAAVVLLVYQPNWITDLGFQLSFAATLGLLVGTAPMVSRLRFLPPTIATALAIPLAALIWTLPLQIVVFGRIPTYSLLANPPLMALLLPLLVAGFGVAFVALLSPGLASLLVQPLTLLLTPLINWVGWIASWPFSSYYTGVISILQCLLLYGALVAVTFWPRWRRALRWQGTALVMIGILIGPGLWPGPPVQITALASGRTPILAIQAEGRHLLVNSGDPRLAELTVLPYLRQRGIRNLAGAVSMTSAGSANGGWVSLLPAVSMHQFWDGGGANVASESYLRALEAVQSAGIPYQVLRPGDRIPLGERLSLQAVHTNPLVLTLETEGSRWLLLGSAGTNVQAELSGSPLMPAQINWLWWDGGAVVLDLLERFQVQAGITSGPSSEIVTAWFRQRQRPLYGADRSGAVTWSRRGVHTLRSSLE